In the genome of Patagioenas fasciata isolate bPatFas1 chromosome 12, bPatFas1.hap1, whole genome shotgun sequence, one region contains:
- the AEN gene encoding apoptosis-enhancing nuclease — protein sequence MPPGKGQMTPLLSTPKDSVPTLQSTHDPTAGGCAQALEGPAMLQGRNKKKSRKHQRFLERRALLEQKGLLSPHRCLGNQTPMAGLETSSTVTKSGDTMALHFGKGPKSKQVLSPSASPDSIARHHSVLLSQGIGSSKEVQMSSPLLRPGKYVAIDCEMVGTGPQGRLSELARCSVVNYEGDVVYDKYVQPELPIVDYRTRWSGVTKQHMKNAIPFKTAQAEILKILKDKIVVGHAIHNDFQALKYFHPKDRTRDTSQIPMLKQRAGLPVRASVSLKSLARHLLRKKIQVGCKGHSSVEDAQTAMELYRLVEVQWETELARSLPSRPPSPITDPTTDSSQYLDDRYWPTDLVTSSL from the exons ATGCCTCCTGGCAAAGGGCAGATGACCCCACTGCTGTCCACCCCAAAAGACTCCGTGCCCACTCTGCAGAGCACCCATGACCCCACTGCGGGTGGCTGCGCTCAGGCCCTGGAGGGTCCCGCCATGCTGCAGGGTCGCAACAAGAAGAAGAGTCGCAAGCACCAGCGGTTCTTGGAGCGCCGCGCGCTGCTGGAGCAGAAGGGGTTACTGAGCCCTCACCGATGCTTGGGCAACCAGACCCCCATGGCAGGGCTGGAGACAAGCAGCACAGTTACCAAGTCCGGTGACACCATGGCACTGCACTTTGGGAAAGGCCCCAAGTCCAAACAGGTCCTCTCCCCATCTGCCTCTCCAGACAGCATAGCCAGGCATCACTCCGTGCTGCTGTCCCAGGGGATTGGCAGCTCTAAGGAGGTGCAGATGTCCTCCCCGCTCCTGCGCCCTGGCAAGTATGTGGCCATTGACTGCGAAATGGTGGGCACAGGTCCTCAGGGCAGGCTGAGCGAGCTGGCGCGGTGCTCCGTGGTGAACTATGAGGGGGATGTCGTCTATGACAAGTACGTCCAACCTGAACTCCCCATCGTGGACTACCGGACACGCTGGAGTGGCGTCACCAAGCAGCACATGAAAAATGCGATTCCCTTCAAGACTGCCCAGGCAGAG ATCCTGAAGATCTTGAAAGACAAGATTGTGGTAGGACACGCCATCCACAATGACTTCCAAGCCTTGAAGTACTTCCACCCCAAAGACAGGACCCGAGACACCAGCCAGATCCCCATGCTGAAGCAGAGGGCAGGGCTGCCTGTCAGGGCCAGTGTCTCCCTAAAGAGCTTGGCCAGGCATCTGCTCAGGAAAAAGATCCAG GTCGGCTGCAAAGGGCACTCGTCGGTGGAGGATGCTCAGACGGCCATGGAGCTGTACAGACTGGTGGAGGTGCAGTGGGAGACGGAGCTGGCCCGGAGCCTGCCCTcccggccccccagccccatcacaGACCCCACCACAGACAGCAGCCAGTACCTGGATGACCGGTACTGGCCCACGGACCTGGTGACAAGCAGCCTGTGA